The nucleotide window ACAATATGGTCTTTTAATTCGAAAATAAATTCATCTAACTGAAAACTTGCCGTAATTGTTTCTACAAGCAAGGTTGCTTTGAAGGTTCCTTGTGGTACACCTAGATAAGCTTGTGCAAATTCAAAGACTTTGTTCCACCAGCGTGCCTCTAAATAATGCTCTAATTTTGGCAGATAGAAATATGGTGCTGAACCGTTTTCCATCAAGGTCTTAGTATTATGAAACACATACAATCCAAAATCTACTAAACTGCCTGACATTTCTTCATTATCAGCCAATAAATGGCGTTCATTAAGATGTAAACCTCTTGGTCTTACTAAGAGTACTGCTGTTTCTTCGTTAAGTGTATAATGCTTACCTCTAGCCTCATCTACAAGCTCTATGGTTTTAGTGTTGGCGTCCCTGAGGTTGATTTGCCCTTCCATATTATTTGTCCAACTTGGCGCATTGCTATCCTCAAAATCTGCCATAAAAGTTTTAGCACCAGAATTGAGTGCATTAATTACCATTTTACGATCAACAGGACCAGTAATTTCTACACGTCTATCTAATAAATCCTCTGGAATTGGAGCTGCTGTCCAATCAGATTCTCTTACGTTTTTTGTTTCAACAGGAAAGGAAGGAAACTTACCTGAATCGAAAATAGCTTGTTGTGCTTCTCTCTGCTTTAATAACTCTAATCTATTAGTATTAAATTTTTCATGTAAAGCGATTAAGAACGCTATAGCTTCATCGGTTAAAATTTCTGGGTATCTGTTTTTTACCTCTTGTGCAAATTGTACTTGCTGCTGATTTGTAACTGAAATTTCCATATCCTATTGATTTTGATGAAACAATGTTACAACCTATTTTTCAAAAAAACAAGCGAACGTTCGCTATTTTTTTATTTTCGCTATATAATTAAGTTCGCAAATAGTGTTATATTTGTAGATATGGAACAAGATTATATCAAATTAATTTTCGGGTTAAAACTTAAGCAAATACGCACAGATCGCGGACTTTCGCTATTTGGACTTTCTAAACTTTCTGGTTTATCCAAGTCTTATCTCAACGAAATTGAAAAAGGAAAAAAATATCCTAAGCCAGATAAAATTTCTGCATTATCGGAACATTTAGAAGTGCCCTATGATGAGTTGGTATCCTTAAAACTCGATAAAAACCTGGCGCCTATTGGTGAAATTTTGCAATCAAAACTATTGAAAGAAATCCCTTTAGATTTATTTGGTATTCAAGAAAATACGCTGATAGATATTATTTCTAATGCTCCCTCTAAGGTTACCGCATTTATAAGCACGATTATAGAGATTGCCAATAACTACAATTTTAGTAGAGAAAACTTTTTTCTAGCTTCGGTAAGGTCGTTCCAAGAGGCTAACTACAATTATTTCGAAGATTTAGAAGAGCACGTTGTAAAGTTTGCTAAAACGTACCAAATAGACCTTTCTAAAAAAATTACTTCAAAAGAATTGGAAGATATTCTTATTGAAGAATTTGGCTATAACATTAATAACGATGAATTAGAAGCACATAGCGAGCTTGATAATCTGCGTTCTATTTTTGTTCCTAAAACCAAAACCTTGCTAATTACCAAAAGCATTGATGATGCACAACGCGCGTTTATTTACGCAAAGGAACTAGCATATAATTACTTAAATATAAAAGAGCGTTTATACACGTTTTCGTGGATAAAATTTGATAATTTCGATAAGGTTTTAAATAATTTCTACGCGTCTTATTTTGCTGGTGCACTTATTATACCTAAAGAAAGTATTGTAAACAACCTAAAAGATCTATTCAGTAAAAAGCAATTTAAAACTAAAGACTTTGAACACTTATTACAGGAGTACAATGCCTCGCCAGAAAGCATATATCAAAGATTAACCAATGTACTTCCTAAAGAATTTAAACTCAAAAATTTGTTCTTTTTAAGATTTTCACACAAGAAAGGAACTGATAAGTTTTCACTTAACAAAGAATTACACTTAGAAAAACAGCAATCACCCAGAGCAAGAGAAACTAATGAACACTATTGCAGAAGATGGGCTTCTATAAAAGTTTTGCAAGCTATTAGCGCAAACAATTCTGAACATGAGTTTTCTATTCAAATTTCAGATTACGTGGCTGAGGATAAAAAGTACTTGGTACTAGCTTCTGCTACTAAAGACCCTTTTAAACAAAACAGTTATCGTAGTATTTCGATAGGTATTCAGCTAAACACACAGCTTCAACGCAAAGTTAATTTCTTAAACCATAAAAGTATTGAATCGCCACACGTTGGTGTTACTTGCGAGCGTTGCGGTATTATAAATTGCAGCGTAAGACAGTCTCCACCCAAAATATTAGAATCTATAAATAAAGAAGCAAAGACTTCTGAAGTTGTTCAAAATATTACTCAAAAATATAGCTAAACAAGATATACAGCTTTCTTATATGCAATTTCTGTAAAATCTGTAATTACCTTATCAGCAAGCGTATAATCCTGATGGCTTGAGTGTGGACTTTTAAAACCTACACAATAAATTCCTGCAGAATGAGCTGCCTTAATTCCGTTTGTAGAATCTTCAATAACCATACATTCTGACTTATTGAAGCCTGTAGATTCTGCTGCTTTTAAAAAAATTTCAGGATGTGGTTTTGACTTTTTTAAGTCTGCACCACTGAACTTAGCACTAAAATATTGATTAAGGTCAAAACGTTCAAATATTTGCTTTATTCCTGGCATTGAAGCTGAAGAAGCTACAACCAAATCAACACCATTATTATGATAATCTTGTATTCGTTCTAAAACACCATCTATGAGGTCTAAATCATCATTCTCAAAGAAGACTTTATAGTGCCTACGCTTCAAACTTACTAAATGTTCTGGTGTTTCCTTCAAATTGAAATGATCCACTAATCGCTTACAGATATTAATGGTAGACTGTCCTGTGAAAGACGCATATAAATCTTCATCGACATTAATATTAACATCGTCAAACATGTGGTGATATGCTTTGCGATGTAATGGCTCTGTGTCTACAATAACACCATCCATATCGAATAAAACAGCTTTTAGCATAAGAATTTAATTTTCAGCTAAATTAGAAAAGAAGCTAACAAAAGCAGTACAAACAGAAAGAAAAATCCCAAATTCCGTTGCACACATTTTAATTTTTTTGGAATTTGGGATTTGGATATTAATCTTTAATCTTTTTTACAAAACATTATCCATAATATCTTGTACAACTTCTGGATTTAACAATGTACTTGTATCACCAAGGTTGCTCGTGTCATTTGACGCAATTTTTCTTAAAATACGCCTCATTATTTTACCAGATCGCGTTTTAGGTAATCCTGTTGTAAACTGAATTTTATCGAGTTTGGCTATTGGACCAATTCGGTCTGTAATTAATTGATTAATTTCTTTTCGAACATTATCATGGTTTCTGTCTTCACCTGTATCTTTTAATGTAATGTAGCCATATAACGCATTACCTTTTACATCATGTGGGAAACCAACAATAGCACTCTCTGCCACAGCATTATGCTCATTAATAGCGTCCTCTATTGGTGCAGTACCTAAGTTATGACCAGAGACGATAATTACATCATCCACTCTACCTGTAATTCTATAATAACCTACTTCATCTCTCAATGCTCCATCACCTGTAAAATACATGTTTTCAAAAGCGGAAAAATAGGTATCCTTATAGCGTTGATGATTTCCCCAAATAGTACGTGCCATAGATGGCCAAGGGAATTTTATACAAAGTCTACCATCAACCTGATTTCCTTTAATTTCCTTTCCATTTTCATCCATTAAAGCTGGCTGAATGCCAATAAAGGGCAAGGTTGCGTAAGTGGGTTTAGTTGGTGTTGAAAAAGGTATTGGCGTAATCATAATTCCGCCGGTTTCAGTTTGCCACCATGTGTCTACAATAGGGCTTTTCTTTTTACCAACATTATCATTGTACCAATGCCATGCTTCTTCATTAATAGGCTCACCTACAGATCCTAAAACTTTAAGCGATGACAAATCGTATTTTTCTACAAGCTCAGTGCCATGCTTAGCTAAAGCTCTAATAGCAGTTGGTGCTGTATAGAATTGATTGACTTTATGTTTTTCTACAATATCCCAAAAACGTCCAAAATCGGGATAACTTGGCACACCTTCAAACATTACGGTGGTGGCACCATTACATAAAGGTCCATAAACTATATAACTGTGTCCTGTAATCCAACCTATATCAGCAGTACACCAATAGACGTCTTCTTCTCTATACTGAAATACATTTTTAAACGTATATGCAGAATAGACCATGTAACCACCTGTAGTATGTAACATGCCTTTTGGCATTCCTGTAGAACCTGAAGTATATAAAATGAATAATGGATCTTCAGCATCCATAATAGTGGCGGTTAAATCATTATAAGCTTCATCTAATAATGGCTGCAGCCACTCATCACGGCCTTCTTTCATGTTTATGTCTGAATTGATGCGTTTAGCTACCAAAACAGATTCTACACCTGGACAATCTTCTAAAGCTTCGTCAACAATACCTTTTAAATCTATTGTTTTTGCGCCTCTATAAGATCCATCTGATGTTAATACCATCTTAGCATCACAATCATTTATACGTGTTGAAAGTGCAGTAGCAGAAAATCCTGCAAATACCACGGAGTGTACAGCTCCAATGCGTGCACAAGCCAATACAGAAACCGCCAATTCTGGAATCATAGGTAGGTAAATACAAACGCGGTCACCTTTCTTAATACCTTTATCTAAGAGCACGTTGGCAAACTTACAAACGCGCTCGTGCAACTGCTTATAAGTAATATGTTCTGCTGGCTCGTTAGGATCATTCGGCTCGAATAAAATAGCGGTCTTATCGCCTCTTGTGTGCAAATGTCTGTCGATACAGTTTTCTGTAATATTTAGTTTTGCGCCTTCAAACCATTTAATTTCTGGTTTTGTAAAATCCCAACTTAAAACATTGTCCCATTTTTTGCGCCACACAAAGTGTTCTTCAGCAATTTCTTCCCAAAACGATTCTGGATTTCTTACTGATTTTCTGTAAACTTGAAAGTACTCTTCAAAGTGTTTGATATGATAATTACTCATGATTGATTATGTTTTTATGTATTCCTATTTGATTTTTTTTATAAACTGATTCTATTTCTGGTATTATAGCAATATCGTCTATTGTAGATGGCACATTGTACTCTAAATCGTCTGAAATATGCCTTAACAATTTACGAAGAATTTTACCAGATCTTGTTTTTGGCAATCGCTTAACTACAAAGACATCTTTAAAAGCCGCAACAGCACCAATTTCGTGACGTACGTCTTGTATAATTTCTTTAGAAATTTCATGCTCTTCTGCGTGTTTACCAGATTTAAGAACAATTAATCCAAGAGGTTTTTGACCTTTAATATCGCAGTGTATACCAAAAACCGCACACTCGGCAACAGATTTATGAGACGCTACAATTTCTTCCATCTCTGCAGTAGATAAGCGATGCCCTGCTACGTTAATAATATCGTCTACACGACCAGTAATAAACACATAGCCATCCTCATCCTTATAACCTCCATCTCCAGAAAAATAATAGCCTGGAAACTTATTTAGGTAACCATTTTTAAAGCGATCAGGATTTTCCCAAAGATTTAATAGTGTTCCTGGTGGTAATGGTAATTTTACGGCTACATAACCTTCTACTCCGGCTGCTACTTCTTTTCCTTCTTCATTTAATATTTGAATGTCGTATCCACAAACTGGTAATGATGCAGAGCCTGGTTTTACTTCCATTAACTCCACTCCAGCCATATTTGCCAACATTGGCCAACCACTTTCGGTTTGCCACCAATGATCAATTACCGGAACTTTAAGATGTTGCTCTGTCCAACGTAAAGTTGCTACATCGCAACGTTCACCAGCCAAGAATTGATATTTAAGCGAGCTTAAATCGTATTTTTCAATAAACTCACCATTAGGATCTTCCTTTTTTATAGCTCTTATGGCTGTTGGCGCAGTAAACATTACTTTTACATTATGCTCACTTATTACGCGCCAAAAGGTAGATGCATCTGGTGTTTTAATGGGCTTACCTTCAAATAAAATAGTAGTGTTTCTATTGAGTAAAGGTGCATAAACAATATAACTATGACCTACAACCCAACCTACATCACTTGCTGCCCAATACACATCACCTTCTTCAACTCCATAAACATATTTCATAGAGAATTTCAGTGCAGTGGCATAACCGCCTGTATCTCTAATAATGCCTTTAGGCTTACCTGTTGTTCCTGAAGTGTAAAGAATGTAAGAAGGATGATTAGACGCTACTTTTACAGGTTCTATAGCATCTGATTTTGAAACCAACTCAAGATAGTCAATATCTCTTTTCTGATAAGGTATATCTACACCTAGTTGCCTATCAAAAACAATAACATGCTCTGGTTTATGTGATGCCAACGTTATTGCCTCATCAACAAAAGGCTTATAAGGAATTATACGTTTTATCTCTATACCATTAGATGCTGTAATGATGGCTTTAGGTTTACAATCATCGATTCGTATTGCTAATTCATGAGGTGCAAAACCACCAAAAACTACAGAATGAATAACACCTAAACGCGCACAAGCTAACATGGCATACAAAGCCTGAGGAATCATTGGCATATAAATGACACAAGTATCGCCTTTTTGTAAACCTAATGTTTGTAAACCACCAGCTAGCTTAGAAACTTCTGCATGTAATTCATTAAATGATATGTGTTGTTTTGTATCTGTTACTGGTGAGTCGTAGATAATAGCATTTTGTTCTCCATAGCCGTCCTTAATATGCTTATCAATACACAAATAGCTAAGATTTAATTCTCCATCTTGAAACCACTGCGGATAATCATATTGGTCTCTTCCAAGTATTTTTGATGGAGCTTTAAACCATTCTAATTGCTCTGATTGCTTTTTCCAAAAGGATTCTGGGTGGTTTATACTTTCTAAATAGATATCTTGATAACTCATGGTTTGACTTTTTTATTATTAAATAAACCAAACCAATTTGGGTTTAATACTTTTAACTTTATTAGAGCCCAAAGAATTACCACAAAGCATATACCCATTACAAGCGACTCTAATGGACCTGTAGCTGTTTCACTTTCTAATTTAAAACGGAAATATAAGGTTACAATAACGTAAATACTGATGATAATATCAGACGTTAAAGCATTGATACGAAGACGTTTCATTTTGTTTTACTTTAATTAAACTTAGTTTTCTTTTGCACACAAAACCAAGGTTTAATAAAGCGAAATCTAAGCTATGAGCTCATTAATTTCTGAAACTATTTTTTTTACTGAAAAGGGCTTTGTTAAATATTTATCCGCTCCGAGTTTTAAGCCTTTTTCAATATCCGAAGCTTTATTTTTGGCAGTTAAAAACACCACTTTAGTATTCTTTAACTGATTATTCTCTTTAATTGATTTAAGTGTTTGATAACCATCTACTTTGGGCATCATTACGTCTAACACTATAACGTCTGGAATTACACTTTGTAAAATATCCAACGCTTCACCACCATCTCTTGCAATATACACCTCAAAATCGTGTTTTTTAAAAGTGTACTCTAACGTCATTACTATATTTGGTTCGTCATCGACGATAACTATTTTCTTCATTATTAAAAATGCTTGGTCAATTTACTTAAAAGGTAGCTTAAAACCAAAGGTTGCGCCACTTTTTTCGTTGTTTTTTACCCATATTTTTCCATTATGGTTTTCTACAATTTGTTTACATATGGCTAAACCCAATCCGCTGCCCTCCGGTTTTTGGATATTTTGATTCTTTGATTGGTAAAATTTATCAAAAATATAAGGCAGATCTTGATTTGGCACACCCTTACCGTTATCCGCTATTGTTACTTTTAGATAACCCAATTCAAATTTATAATCAACGATAATTTTCCCTTTTTTAATATCACAAAATTTAATGGCATTAGATATGAGATTGGTTAAGACTTGTACAATACGATCTTCATCATATTCCGCATTAAGATCACTTTTATTTGAGCTTACAATCTCTACTTGCTTTTTATCAGCGATGTGCCTTAAACTATCTATGGTTTTTTGAATTGTGGTTCTAATATTATATTTCTTGATGTTTAACTGTGTGCGCCCTTTTGATAGTTTTTCAAAATCTAAAATATTATGTATAAGTCTAGATAACCTGTCGCTATCTTGTAACATATTTTTAAGAAACTGTGTTTTTATCTCTAGTGGCATATCGTCGTCATCGTCCATTAACAATTCGGTTGTTGCTCTAATACCTGTAATTGGTGTTTTAAGCTCATGAGCTACTGTGTCTAAAAATTCGTCTTTTTGCTTGTCTTTTTCAATGAGTTCTTGGTTTGCATCTTTTAATTGGTTGGTAAGTTTTGTAAGCTCGGAAGATTTTTCTCTAAGCAATTTATTTCTGGCAATGGTTTCTTTAGACTCTTCAAGAATTTTTAATACTTCTACCAAGCTCACCTCATCTTCTTTTACAACACTGGAAATTAGTATCTTAGCCGACGCACTTCCTATGCTTCCTGTTAGTAATTTTTCAGAAAAATTTATTAATCTAGCATCAGCCATTTGAGTATCTAGGGGTAAGTTGTATTTTCTAAAGAATAAGTTTAGCGCACGCTCAGTTCTGGCCTCACCTAAAAACTTAAGTAACACTTTTTTTATATCCGCAACATAGGCTTCGCCTTTCCAGACCAAAGCACCATCTTGTAAATCCGAATAGTTTTTACTGTCCACAAACATCTCAGCATAGTTACGCTCTCTATAGTTTCCTTTTTGTAACACCGAAAATATCATGTAACACAAAAGGTTAACTAAAATACTCCAGAAAAAGGCATGAGCTGGTGGACTTAAAAAATCTATACCGAATAATGCATGAGGTCTTAAAAACGATATGCCTGCAAGGCCATAATGCACTAAATCATCTGATCCATTTATGGCATGTAAAGAAAAAGGCAATATCAACGTGTAAAAAACCACTGTAATACCTGCGATTATTCCTATAATAGTCGCATTAGATGAGCCTCTATTCCAAAACAAACCAATGAAAAATGATGGTGCCAACTGTGCTATAATAACAAAAGCCATTAAGCCTATAGAATATAAAGACAATTCAAAAGAAAAATTAACATAAAACACGTAAGCAATAATAATGATTGAAAAAATTGAAATACGTCTTATGTTTTTTATGTATTTGGCATTTCGTTCTGGATGACTTTTAATAAAATAATCCAAAAAGCCATAAGGTATTACCAGATTATTACTCACCATATTTGATAATGCCAAAGTAGCCACAACAACCATTGAGATTACCGCAGATAACCCTCCTAAAAAAACTAACACCGAAAGAAAAGTATTTCCGTTTTTTAATGGCAACAACAAGGCATAATATTCAGCTTGTTCCGCGTTACCTATAGTTAAATTTCCTGCCCATGCAATAAAAATAACAAAGATGTTAAATAACAATAAATATAATGGAAACATCCAAATTGCATTTTTTAAATGTTTCTCTCTTACATTTTCAACTACTGAAACTTGAAATTGTCTTGGTAATAAGAATATTGCCATAAAAGACAACATTATGGTGTATAACCAATTAAAACCTTCTTCGAACCCACTGATAGTGGTAAGCGAATTAAAATTCTCTGCTTGAGACATTTTAGTATAAATATCCTCAGTACCATCAAACAAAACGTAAGTAACATAAATACCAACAAACAAAAAGAAGGCTAATTTTAAAATAGACTCAAAGGCTACAGACATTATTATACCTTTATGCTTTTCTGATGCATCTGTAGTTTGTGTTCCAAAAAATGTAGCAAAAACAGCCAATAGCAAGGCAATATAAAAAGTAGAATCATCTAGTACTGATGTAGAAACATAACTTGTCTCATCTGATAAAATTTGAAAGGTCTCAGAAACTGCCTTTAATTGCAATGATATGTAAGGCACGATTGCCATGAGACAAACAATCGTAACCAATGCACCTAAAAACCTGTGGTTACCGTAACGCAATGATATAAAATCTGCAATAGAGCTAATTTTATGTTGCTTAGAAATTCTGATAATCTTTTTTAATAAGATTATCCAAAGTGGTGCTGCAATTACTGGCCCAAGATAAATTGGCAGAAAATTTATACCAGAATTAGCTGCAATACCAATGCTTCCATAATACGTCCAGGCAGTGCAGTATACAGCTAAAGACAACGTGTAAACAACTGAATTATTCACCCACTTGCTTTTGGAATTTTTCTCAGCTAAATAAGCAATAAAAAATAAAGCAGCTAGATAAATAATAATTATTAAAAATAAAACGTAATTACTCATAATGACGTTTTAAAACAACATAAGACACTACAATAACCACCAACCATATAGAAAAAACCGAAAGGTAAAATGTCGGAATACCAAACACATGCCCATGATGATTAAATATCAGTAAGAAAGGCAAGTTTAGCATTGCAAATGCTGCTACTGAAAGAATAATTAATTTTTGCTCGTGTCTTTTTTTCATTGGAAACTAAAATACAAAAAACAGTGTTGTAATTACAACACTGTTTTTACTAACTAATAAAACTTGTCAATTAATGACTTTGTGCTTCTCCCGCACCGGATGGAATTCTAATATTTTCTACAATTTCTTGTACATGTTCTGGTGGTGCAGGTGTCATACGAGACACTACAACCGATACAACAACATTAACAAGCATGGCAATTGTACCAAAACCCTCTGGCGAAGTACCAAACCACCATTGGTCTTTTGGTAACGGATCAAAGGTTTTCCAAAGTCCTGTTTTAAAAGCAATCATGTAACCTAACATTATTGTTATACCTACAATCATACCTGCAACTGCACCTTGTCTATTCATTCGCTTATCAAAAATTCCTAAAATAATTGCCAGGAAAAATGAAGCCGCAGCCAAACCAAAGGCTAGGGCAACAATTGCGGCGACAAAACCTGGCGGATAAATACCAAATAAACCTGCAATAATAATAGCTACAACAATAGCTCCTCTTGCCCACATTAATTCTCCTTTATCTGAGATATTTGGTTTTAATTGTTTTTTAATTAAATCGTGGGAAATAGAAGTGGAAATCACTAACAATAAACCTGCTGCAGTTGATAAAGCGGCTGCAATACCACCAGCTGCCACTAAGGCAATAACCCAATTTGGTAAGTTAGCAATTTCTGGATTTGCCAATACCATAATATCTCTATCAACATACAATTCGTTTTCTGTAGCATTAGCATTAGATATCAAACGTTCACCAAATGCTCCTCTGGCATCTGTATAAACAGGTTTTTTGCCATCGATAGCACTTCCTGCTACATACTGAATTTTACCATCTCCATTCTTATCTGACCAAGCAATTAAGCCTGTATCCTCCCAATTTTTGAACCATTGAGGAATCTCTTTATATTCTGTATTACTTACCGTTTCGATTAAGTTAGTTCTTGCAAATACTGCTATTGCTGGTGCAGTTGTATATAAAATAGCTATAAGAAGCAAAGCATAACCAGCAGACTTACGCGCATCTTTTACTTTAGGAACTGTAAAGAAACGTACAATAACGTGTGGTAAACCTGCTGTACCAACCATTAACGCTAAGGTAATAGCAAAGACATCCCAAGTAGACTTGCTACCATCCGTATATTCATTAAACCCTAATTGCGTATGTAAAGCATCCAGTTTATCGAGTAAAAATGTACCATCTTCAACAGTACCACCCATTCCTAATTGTGGTATGATATTGCCTGTCATCTGTATAGATATAAAAAAGGCAGGTA belongs to Winogradskyella sp. J14-2 and includes:
- the aceB gene encoding malate synthase A, whose translation is MEISVTNQQQVQFAQEVKNRYPEILTDEAIAFLIALHEKFNTNRLELLKQREAQQAIFDSGKFPSFPVETKNVRESDWTAAPIPEDLLDRRVEITGPVDRKMVINALNSGAKTFMADFEDSNAPSWTNNMEGQINLRDANTKTIELVDEARGKHYTLNEETAVLLVRPRGLHLNERHLLADNEEMSGSLVDFGLYVFHNTKTLMENGSAPYFYLPKLEHYLEARWWNKVFEFAQAYLGVPQGTFKATLLVETITASFQLDEFIFELKDHIVGLNCGRWDYIFSYIKKFRNHDGFVVPNRDQVTMTIPFMAAYSNLVIQRCHKRGIHAMGGMAAQIPIKNNPEANKAALEKVRLDKEREAKNGHDGTWVAHPALVEVAMKEFDKYMPTPNQIFKKREDIIVTEADLVALPQGTITEAGIRKNINVGVLYMEAWLRGYGAVALYNLMEDAATAEISRTQVWQWLKNEILLEDGRQFNKALFDEIFDDEVEKIITEVGECKIKDTKFCDAINLFKKLVTQENFEEFLTLSAYQQL
- the acs gene encoding acetate--CoA ligase, translated to MSNYHIKHFEEYFQVYRKSVRNPESFWEEIAEEHFVWRKKWDNVLSWDFTKPEIKWFEGAKLNITENCIDRHLHTRGDKTAILFEPNDPNEPAEHITYKQLHERVCKFANVLLDKGIKKGDRVCIYLPMIPELAVSVLACARIGAVHSVVFAGFSATALSTRINDCDAKMVLTSDGSYRGAKTIDLKGIVDEALEDCPGVESVLVAKRINSDINMKEGRDEWLQPLLDEAYNDLTATIMDAEDPLFILYTSGSTGMPKGMLHTTGGYMVYSAYTFKNVFQYREEDVYWCTADIGWITGHSYIVYGPLCNGATTVMFEGVPSYPDFGRFWDIVEKHKVNQFYTAPTAIRALAKHGTELVEKYDLSSLKVLGSVGEPINEEAWHWYNDNVGKKKSPIVDTWWQTETGGIMITPIPFSTPTKPTYATLPFIGIQPALMDENGKEIKGNQVDGRLCIKFPWPSMARTIWGNHQRYKDTYFSAFENMYFTGDGALRDEVGYYRITGRVDDVIIVSGHNLGTAPIEDAINEHNAVAESAIVGFPHDVKGNALYGYITLKDTGEDRNHDNVRKEINQLITDRIGPIAKLDKIQFTTGLPKTRSGKIMRRILRKIASNDTSNLGDTSTLLNPEVVQDIMDNVL
- a CDS encoding helix-turn-helix domain-containing protein; translation: MEQDYIKLIFGLKLKQIRTDRGLSLFGLSKLSGLSKSYLNEIEKGKKYPKPDKISALSEHLEVPYDELVSLKLDKNLAPIGEILQSKLLKEIPLDLFGIQENTLIDIISNAPSKVTAFISTIIEIANNYNFSRENFFLASVRSFQEANYNYFEDLEEHVVKFAKTYQIDLSKKITSKELEDILIEEFGYNINNDELEAHSELDNLRSIFVPKTKTLLITKSIDDAQRAFIYAKELAYNYLNIKERLYTFSWIKFDNFDKVLNNFYASYFAGALIIPKESIVNNLKDLFSKKQFKTKDFEHLLQEYNASPESIYQRLTNVLPKEFKLKNLFFLRFSHKKGTDKFSLNKELHLEKQQSPRARETNEHYCRRWASIKVLQAISANNSEHEFSIQISDYVAEDKKYLVLASATKDPFKQNSYRSISIGIQLNTQLQRKVNFLNHKSIESPHVGVTCERCGIINCSVRQSPPKILESINKEAKTSEVVQNITQKYS
- a CDS encoding acetate--CoA ligase, which codes for MSYQDIYLESINHPESFWKKQSEQLEWFKAPSKILGRDQYDYPQWFQDGELNLSYLCIDKHIKDGYGEQNAIIYDSPVTDTKQHISFNELHAEVSKLAGGLQTLGLQKGDTCVIYMPMIPQALYAMLACARLGVIHSVVFGGFAPHELAIRIDDCKPKAIITASNGIEIKRIIPYKPFVDEAITLASHKPEHVIVFDRQLGVDIPYQKRDIDYLELVSKSDAIEPVKVASNHPSYILYTSGTTGKPKGIIRDTGGYATALKFSMKYVYGVEEGDVYWAASDVGWVVGHSYIVYAPLLNRNTTILFEGKPIKTPDASTFWRVISEHNVKVMFTAPTAIRAIKKEDPNGEFIEKYDLSSLKYQFLAGERCDVATLRWTEQHLKVPVIDHWWQTESGWPMLANMAGVELMEVKPGSASLPVCGYDIQILNEEGKEVAAGVEGYVAVKLPLPPGTLLNLWENPDRFKNGYLNKFPGYYFSGDGGYKDEDGYVFITGRVDDIINVAGHRLSTAEMEEIVASHKSVAECAVFGIHCDIKGQKPLGLIVLKSGKHAEEHEISKEIIQDVRHEIGAVAAFKDVFVVKRLPKTRSGKILRKLLRHISDDLEYNVPSTIDDIAIIPEIESVYKKNQIGIHKNIINHE
- a CDS encoding HAD family hydrolase, with protein sequence MLKAVLFDMDGVIVDTEPLHRKAYHHMFDDVNINVDEDLYASFTGQSTINICKRLVDHFNLKETPEHLVSLKRRHYKVFFENDDLDLIDGVLERIQDYHNNGVDLVVASSASMPGIKQIFERFDLNQYFSAKFSGADLKKSKPHPEIFLKAAESTGFNKSECMVIEDSTNGIKAAHSAGIYCVGFKSPHSSHQDYTLADKVITDFTEIAYKKAVYLV
- a CDS encoding response regulator transcription factor — protein: MKKIVIVDDEPNIVMTLEYTFKKHDFEVYIARDGGEALDILQSVIPDVIVLDVMMPKVDGYQTLKSIKENNQLKNTKVVFLTAKNKASDIEKGLKLGADKYLTKPFSVKKIVSEINELIA
- a CDS encoding sensor histidine kinase; translated protein: MSNYVLFLIIIIYLAALFFIAYLAEKNSKSKWVNNSVVYTLSLAVYCTAWTYYGSIGIAANSGINFLPIYLGPVIAAPLWIILLKKIIRISKQHKISSIADFISLRYGNHRFLGALVTIVCLMAIVPYISLQLKAVSETFQILSDETSYVSTSVLDDSTFYIALLLAVFATFFGTQTTDASEKHKGIIMSVAFESILKLAFFLFVGIYVTYVLFDGTEDIYTKMSQAENFNSLTTISGFEEGFNWLYTIMLSFMAIFLLPRQFQVSVVENVREKHLKNAIWMFPLYLLLFNIFVIFIAWAGNLTIGNAEQAEYYALLLPLKNGNTFLSVLVFLGGLSAVISMVVVATLALSNMVSNNLVIPYGFLDYFIKSHPERNAKYIKNIRRISIFSIIIIAYVFYVNFSFELSLYSIGLMAFVIIAQLAPSFFIGLFWNRGSSNATIIGIIAGITVVFYTLILPFSLHAINGSDDLVHYGLAGISFLRPHALFGIDFLSPPAHAFFWSILVNLLCYMIFSVLQKGNYRERNYAEMFVDSKNYSDLQDGALVWKGEAYVADIKKVLLKFLGEARTERALNLFFRKYNLPLDTQMADARLINFSEKLLTGSIGSASAKILISSVVKEDEVSLVEVLKILEESKETIARNKLLREKSSELTKLTNQLKDANQELIEKDKQKDEFLDTVAHELKTPITGIRATTELLMDDDDDMPLEIKTQFLKNMLQDSDRLSRLIHNILDFEKLSKGRTQLNIKKYNIRTTIQKTIDSLRHIADKKQVEIVSSNKSDLNAEYDEDRIVQVLTNLISNAIKFCDIKKGKIIVDYKFELGYLKVTIADNGKGVPNQDLPYIFDKFYQSKNQNIQKPEGSGLGLAICKQIVENHNGKIWVKNNEKSGATFGFKLPFK